A genomic window from Chlorobium phaeobacteroides DSM 266 includes:
- the rplP gene encoding 50S ribosomal protein L16, protein MLMPKRVKYRKTMRGRMKGNSGRGTSVDFGSFGLKALEPAWITSRQIEAARVAMTRFMKRDGKIWIRIFPDKPVTKKAAETRMGSGKGSPEFWVAVVKPGRIMFEADGVPREVATEAFRLAAQKLPIKTKFIVRPDYEG, encoded by the coding sequence ATGTTAATGCCAAAGAGGGTTAAATATAGAAAAACAATGCGTGGCCGGATGAAAGGTAATTCCGGGCGTGGAACATCGGTTGATTTCGGTTCTTTTGGTTTAAAAGCCCTTGAACCAGCATGGATTACCAGTCGTCAGATAGAGGCAGCCCGTGTTGCAATGACGAGATTTATGAAAAGGGACGGGAAAATCTGGATCAGAATATTTCCTGACAAACCGGTAACGAAGAAAGCGGCAGAAACCCGAATGGGATCCGGTAAGGGATCGCCGGAATTTTGGGTTGCAGTTGTCAAGCCAGGAAGGATTATGTTTGAAGCTGACGGCGTACCCAGAGAGGTTGCAACAGAGGCTTTCAGACTTGCGGCACAAAAACTTCCCATTAAAACAAAGTTTATTGTCCGCCCTGATTACGAGGGATAA
- the rpsC gene encoding 30S ribosomal protein S3, translated as MGQKVNPNGFRLGIIRDWTSRWYDDSPVIAEKIKQDHVIRNYVQARLKREKAGIARIVIERTTKHIKINIYAARPGAVVGRKGEEINNLSQELSRITGKEVKIDVVEVIKPETEAQLIGENIAYQLENRVSFRRAMKQAIQQAMRAGAEGIRIRCAGRLGGAEIARAEQYKEGKIPLHTIRANVDYASVTAHTIAGTIGIKVWVYKGEVLVQRIDAIEEDELKRINERRGDSKSRPRDPRNKRRRRTKRS; from the coding sequence TTGGGCCAGAAAGTTAATCCTAATGGATTCAGGCTTGGAATTATCAGGGACTGGACTTCGCGCTGGTACGATGATAGTCCTGTAATTGCAGAAAAGATCAAGCAGGACCATGTTATCCGAAACTATGTTCAGGCAAGGCTGAAAAGGGAAAAAGCCGGAATTGCACGTATTGTTATCGAGAGAACAACCAAGCATATCAAGATCAATATTTATGCAGCTCGTCCAGGTGCTGTGGTCGGCAGAAAAGGCGAAGAGATCAATAATCTCTCCCAGGAACTGAGCCGTATTACCGGAAAAGAGGTTAAGATTGATGTTGTTGAAGTAATCAAGCCTGAGACTGAAGCTCAGTTAATTGGCGAAAATATCGCATACCAGCTCGAAAATCGTGTTTCTTTCAGACGTGCGATGAAACAGGCAATTCAGCAGGCGATGCGTGCCGGAGCGGAAGGTATCAGAATCCGTTGTGCAGGTCGTCTTGGAGGAGCAGAGATTGCCAGGGCTGAACAGTATAAGGAAGGAAAGATTCCTCTTCATACCATTCGTGCCAATGTTGATTATGCAAGCGTAACCGCTCATACTATCGCCGGAACAATAGGCATCAAGGTTTGGGTATACAAAGGCGAAGTTCTTGTTCAGCGTATTGACGCTATTGAAGAGGATGAGTTAAAGAGAATCAATGAGAGGCGCGGAGATTCGAAATCCAGACCGCGTGATCCTCGTAACAAGCGTCGTCGTCGTACAAAACGATCATAG
- the rplV gene encoding 50S ribosomal protein L22 — MQAKAILRHTPTSPRKMRLVAGLVRGKQVDLAKAILLNSTKSASRNVMMTLKSAVSNYALINPDERVSDQELFIKAVYVDQGATLKRTLPAPMGRAFRIRKRSNHLTIIVDKVKNPVTK; from the coding sequence ATGCAAGCAAAAGCAATATTACGTCACACACCTACATCGCCGAGAAAAATGCGTCTTGTGGCTGGTCTTGTTCGTGGAAAACAGGTTGATCTGGCTAAAGCAATTCTCCTTAACTCGACGAAAAGCGCCTCTCGAAATGTGATGATGACGCTTAAATCGGCAGTCTCTAATTATGCTCTGATTAACCCTGATGAAAGGGTGAGTGATCAGGAGCTTTTTATCAAGGCAGTCTATGTTGATCAGGGCGCAACGCTTAAAAGGACACTTCCTGCTCCTATGGGTCGCGCATTCAGGATTCGTAAAAGATCGAATCATTTGACGATCATCGTAGATAAGGTTAAAAACCCGGTAACTAAATAA
- the rpsS gene encoding 30S ribosomal protein S19, with protein sequence MPRSLKKGPFIDFKLEQRILDMNSKGEKKVLKTWSRSSMISPDFVGHTIAVHNGKTHVPVYVGDNMVGHKLGEFAPTRTFRGHAGGKAEKGGSAPKKK encoded by the coding sequence ATGCCAAGATCACTTAAAAAGGGGCCGTTCATTGACTTTAAACTGGAGCAGCGGATTCTTGATATGAACAGCAAGGGAGAAAAGAAGGTTCTGAAGACCTGGTCCAGAAGTTCAATGATTTCTCCTGATTTTGTCGGTCATACAATTGCCGTGCATAATGGAAAGACTCATGTTCCTGTCTATGTGGGCGACAACATGGTTGGTCACAAGCTTGGAGAGTTTGCTCCAACAAGAACATTTCGCGGCCATGCTGGTGGCAAGGCTGAAAAAGGCGGTTCGGCACCAAAGAAAAAGTAA
- the rplB gene encoding 50S ribosomal protein L2, translated as MAIRKLAPVTPGSRFMSYPGFDEITKSEPEKSLLVPVKRTGGRNRAGRITSRHMGGGHKRHYRIIDFKRNKDGVPATVASIEYDPNRSSRIALLHYNDGEKRYILAPKGLKVGEKVESGEKVEIKTGNTMPLKNIPLGTDIHNVEMRAGKGGQIVRSAGAFAVLAAREGDYVTLKLPSGEIRKVRVECRATIGVVGNAEHENIVLGKAGRSRWLGIRPQTRGMAMNPVDHPMGGGEGKSKSGGGRRHPKSPWGQLAKGLKTRNKKKASQKLIVRGRNAK; from the coding sequence ATGGCTATAAGGAAATTAGCACCGGTAACGCCAGGGTCAAGGTTTATGTCCTACCCCGGATTTGACGAGATCACGAAAAGTGAGCCGGAAAAAAGTCTGCTTGTTCCCGTAAAAAGGACAGGTGGAAGAAACCGTGCTGGCAGGATTACCTCTCGCCATATGGGCGGCGGACATAAAAGGCATTACAGGATTATAGACTTCAAGCGCAACAAGGATGGGGTACCTGCAACAGTTGCATCTATTGAGTATGATCCGAATCGATCATCAAGAATTGCATTATTGCATTACAATGATGGAGAAAAACGTTATATTCTCGCCCCGAAAGGTTTAAAGGTGGGAGAAAAGGTGGAGAGTGGTGAGAAGGTCGAAATCAAGACCGGGAACACCATGCCGTTGAAAAATATCCCGCTTGGTACCGATATACATAATGTCGAAATGCGTGCCGGTAAGGGTGGACAGATTGTCAGATCGGCGGGAGCTTTTGCGGTTCTTGCTGCCCGTGAAGGCGATTATGTGACGTTGAAACTGCCTTCCGGCGAAATCAGAAAAGTAAGGGTTGAGTGTCGCGCTACCATTGGTGTTGTCGGTAATGCTGAACATGAAAATATCGTACTTGGTAAAGCAGGCAGAAGTCGCTGGCTTGGTATTCGGCCTCAGACAAGAGGTATGGCAATGAACCCTGTCGATCATCCGATGGGCGGTGGTGAAGGTAAATCGAAATCTGGTGGTGGCAGAAGGCATCCAAAGTCGCCATGGGGTCAGCTTGCCAAGGGACTTAAGACAAGAAACAAGAAGAAAGCATCACAGAAATTGATAGTTCGCGGCAGAAATGCCAAGTAA
- the rplW gene encoding 50S ribosomal protein L23 has product MKNPLLRPWLTEKSTGLTEKKGQYVFKVKLDADKTDIKKAIEEKFGVVVKSVRTVNCLGKSKRQFTRKGVLQGKKSDWKKAIVTLAKDQSIDYYSGSTQKGEG; this is encoded by the coding sequence ATGAAAAACCCGTTGCTCAGGCCATGGCTGACAGAAAAAAGTACAGGTCTTACTGAAAAGAAAGGACAGTACGTATTCAAGGTTAAGCTCGACGCCGATAAAACAGATATTAAAAAAGCGATCGAAGAAAAATTCGGGGTCGTGGTGAAGTCTGTCAGAACAGTAAATTGCCTTGGAAAATCAAAAAGACAGTTTACAAGGAAAGGCGTGCTTCAAGGAAAGAAAAGTGACTGGAAGAAGGCGATCGTTACTCTGGCAAAGGACCAGTCAATTGATTATTACTCCGGTTCAACCCAGAAGGGTGAAGGATAG